Proteins from a genomic interval of Rhodothermus marinus:
- a CDS encoding type II toxin-antitoxin system VapB family antitoxin: MIRKQFYITTEQDQAIRQLARQQGVSASEVVRRALEAALARFSLPWRGQSEAVERLLENCRQLGAHHQLPAGFRFDRAACYQEREARQLFD, translated from the coding sequence ATGATTCGTAAACAGTTTTATATCACCACCGAGCAGGATCAGGCAATCAGGCAGCTGGCGCGGCAACAGGGCGTCTCCGCGTCGGAGGTGGTTCGGAGGGCGCTGGAAGCAGCGCTGGCCCGGTTCTCGCTTCCATGGCGTGGGCAGAGTGAGGCCGTCGAACGTCTGCTGGAAAACTGTCGGCAACTGGGGGCACACCATCAGCTGCCGGCCGGCTTTCGTTTCGATCGGGCGGCGTGTTATCAGGAGCGAGAAGCCCGTCAACTTTTTGATTGA
- the tadA gene encoding tRNA adenosine(34) deaminase TadA, translating to MSLHRLLEGHRRWMEAALREAEQAFEEGEVPVGAVVVKDDRIVGRGHNRVEQLKDPTAHAEMLAITAACATLDTKYLRGCTLYVTLEPCPMCAGAIVWARLDRVVFGAFDEKAGAASTLYNILQDPRLNHRVEVISGVEAERAAALLQRFFCERRAED from the coding sequence ATGAGCTTACATCGCCTGCTGGAAGGGCATCGGCGCTGGATGGAAGCAGCGCTGCGTGAAGCCGAACAGGCCTTCGAGGAAGGTGAAGTCCCCGTGGGCGCCGTCGTCGTCAAAGACGACCGGATCGTCGGACGCGGCCACAACCGCGTCGAGCAGCTCAAAGACCCCACCGCCCATGCCGAAATGCTGGCCATCACGGCCGCCTGCGCCACGCTGGACACCAAGTACCTGCGCGGCTGCACGCTCTATGTGACGCTCGAGCCCTGTCCGATGTGCGCCGGGGCCATCGTCTGGGCCAGACTGGACCGCGTCGTCTTCGGCGCCTTCGACGAAAAGGCCGGCGCGGCCTCCACGCTCTACAACATCCTGCAGGACCCGCGCCTGAACCACCGCGTGGAGGTCATCTCCGGCGTGGAAGCCGAACGGGCGGCGGCGCTGCTGCAGCGCTTCTTCTGCGAGCGCCGCGCCGAGGACTGA
- a CDS encoding YpdA family putative bacillithiol disulfide reductase: MWDVVIIGAGPIGLACGIEAKRRGLEALLIEKGALVNSFLGYPTNMEFFSTPDLMEIGGHPFPTRGYKPTREEAIEYYRRVAAAEQLRLRLYERVLRVDGEDENFTVVTEKGAYRTRKVVVATGFFDIPNRLNVPGEDLPKVIHYYKEPFPYIGQKVAVIGGRNSAAKAALDCYRHGAEVTLIHRGPALSDKIKYWIRPDIENRIREGSIRAFFNSRVLEIRPDSLLIETPDGRLELENNWVLAMTGYRPDLEFLEQLGVRLGDDPARTPCYDPETFETNRPGLYLAGTVCGGLNTSRWFIENGRLHAPRIMEHIATGRVAEAPALDGQHWKTAE, from the coding sequence ATGTGGGATGTCGTCATCATCGGAGCCGGTCCCATCGGGCTTGCCTGCGGCATCGAAGCCAAGCGGCGTGGCCTCGAAGCGCTCCTTATTGAAAAGGGCGCGCTGGTGAATTCGTTTCTGGGCTATCCGACGAACATGGAGTTCTTCTCGACGCCCGACCTGATGGAAATCGGCGGGCATCCCTTTCCCACGCGCGGCTACAAACCCACCCGTGAAGAGGCCATCGAGTACTACCGGCGCGTGGCCGCCGCCGAACAGCTTCGCCTCCGGCTCTACGAGCGCGTGCTCCGCGTGGACGGCGAGGACGAAAACTTCACGGTGGTGACCGAAAAGGGCGCCTACCGGACCCGCAAGGTGGTGGTGGCCACCGGCTTTTTCGATATCCCCAACCGACTGAACGTGCCGGGCGAAGACCTGCCCAAGGTCATTCACTACTACAAAGAGCCGTTTCCCTACATCGGCCAGAAGGTGGCGGTGATCGGCGGACGCAACTCGGCGGCCAAGGCGGCCCTGGACTGCTACCGGCACGGCGCCGAGGTGACGCTCATCCACCGGGGACCGGCGCTTTCGGACAAGATCAAGTACTGGATCCGCCCGGACATCGAAAACCGCATCCGCGAGGGGAGCATCCGGGCGTTTTTTAATTCGCGGGTACTGGAAATCCGTCCGGACAGCCTGCTGATCGAAACGCCTGACGGTCGGCTCGAGCTGGAGAACAACTGGGTCCTGGCCATGACCGGCTACCGGCCCGACCTGGAGTTTCTGGAGCAGCTCGGCGTCCGGCTCGGTGACGATCCGGCCCGCACGCCCTGCTACGACCCCGAGACGTTCGAAACGAACCGGCCGGGGCTTTATCTGGCGGGCACGGTCTGCGGCGGATTGAACACGAGCCGCTGGTTCATCGAAAACGGCCGGCTGCACGCCCCGCGCATCATGGAGCACATCGCCACGGGCCGCGTGGCCGAAGCACCCGCCCTCGACGGCCAGCACTGGAAAACGGCGGAATAA
- a CDS encoding nucleotidyltransferase family protein: MPRLQRRVEIIQQLHRLLPELQEKFGVERLALYGSFARDQASEASDVDLIVHLNRPLGLDFIRLIDFLEAHLGRPVDLATYETLQRNLQQPHTARIARRILRSLQYVSASQGH, encoded by the coding sequence ATGCCTCGGCTGCAGCGCCGTGTTGAAATCATCCAGCAACTTCACCGCCTTCTACCCGAACTGCAGGAGAAATTCGGGGTGGAGCGGCTGGCGCTGTACGGATCGTTCGCCCGCGATCAGGCTTCTGAAGCAAGTGATGTGGACCTGATCGTGCACCTGAATCGACCGCTGGGGCTGGACTTCATCCGCCTGATCGACTTTCTCGAGGCCCATCTTGGACGGCCGGTGGATCTGGCCACTTACGAAACCCTGCAGCGCAATCTACAACAGCCTCATACAGCCCGAATCGCTCGGCGCATTCTTCGTTCGCTTCAATATGTCTCGGCGTCGCAGGGACATTGA
- a CDS encoding HepT-like ribonuclease domain-containing protein, producing MRDIYESLRRIQHFAEGLTFEAFLEDIKTQDAILRNFEVIGEATKQLSETLRTHYAQFPWRELARMRDKLIHHYFGVSYEIVWQVVQEVPQLLVEIERILRDFERS from the coding sequence TTGCGAGACATTTATGAGAGCCTCCGGCGTATTCAACACTTTGCCGAAGGTCTCACGTTTGAAGCTTTTCTGGAGGATATCAAAACCCAGGATGCCATTCTGCGCAACTTCGAAGTGATTGGAGAAGCGACCAAACAGCTCTCCGAAACCTTAAGGACTCATTACGCGCAGTTTCCCTGGCGCGAACTGGCCCGCATGCGTGACAAACTGATCCACCACTACTTTGGGGTCAGCTATGAGATCGTCTGGCAAGTCGTGCAAGAGGTTCCACAGCTGCTGGTCGAAATTGAGCGAATCCTTCGCGACTTCGAACGGTCATGA
- the yihA gene encoding ribosome biogenesis GTP-binding protein YihA/YsxC, with translation MKKPAARFFRSVTRWEELPDDGLPEVAFAGRSNVGKSSLLNALLRAPGLARTSSTPGKTRQLNFYRVNEQLYFVDLPGYGYARTSQQERRLWGRLITRYLQERPTLALVVHLIDSRHPPTPLDEAMMDLMRGQHVPYLIALTKADKVSGNRRAQAVREAERALQARAMEVPIIPTSAHTGLGLRELWRWIEQVSLGKS, from the coding sequence ATGAAAAAGCCGGCGGCACGTTTCTTCCGGAGCGTGACGCGGTGGGAGGAGCTGCCCGACGACGGGCTGCCCGAAGTGGCGTTTGCCGGACGCTCCAACGTCGGCAAAAGCTCGCTGCTGAACGCGCTGCTTCGGGCGCCCGGACTCGCCCGCACCAGCAGCACGCCCGGCAAGACGCGCCAGCTCAATTTCTACCGGGTCAACGAGCAGCTCTACTTCGTGGACCTGCCCGGCTACGGCTATGCACGCACCTCGCAACAGGAGCGTCGGCTGTGGGGACGGCTCATCACCCGCTACCTGCAGGAGCGGCCCACGCTGGCGCTCGTGGTGCACCTGATCGACAGCCGCCATCCGCCTACGCCGCTCGACGAGGCCATGATGGACCTGATGCGCGGCCAGCACGTCCCCTACCTGATCGCGCTCACGAAGGCCGACAAGGTATCGGGCAACCGGCGCGCGCAGGCCGTCCGGGAAGCCGAACGGGCCTTGCAGGCCCGCGCCATGGAAGTGCCGATCATCCCCACCTCGGCGCACACTGGCCTCGGCCTGCGCGAACTGTGGCGCTGGATCGAACAGGTGTCGCTGGGGAAATCATGA
- the sucD gene encoding succinate--CoA ligase subunit alpha gives MSILVDRNTRLVVQGITGKEGTFHTQQMIEYGTNVVAGVTPGKGGQKHLDRPVFNTVVEAVEKEGANTSIIFVPPAFAADAILEAADAGIEVIVCITEGIPVRDMIPVYHYVKQKGVKLIGPNCPGVITPGQAKVGIMPGMIFKEGTIGVVSRSGTLTYEAVDQLTRLGLGQSTAVGIGGDPIIGLRFTDVLRLFQDDPETEAVVLIGEIGGTAEEEAAAFIKEHMTKPVFAFIAGATAPPGRRMGHAGAIIAGGKGTAEEKFKALEAAGAVVIRNPALIGETVREHLGALA, from the coding sequence ATGAGCATTCTGGTCGATCGCAACACGCGTCTGGTGGTGCAGGGCATCACCGGGAAAGAGGGCACCTTCCACACGCAGCAGATGATCGAGTACGGGACGAACGTGGTGGCCGGCGTTACGCCGGGCAAAGGCGGTCAGAAGCACCTGGATCGTCCCGTCTTCAACACGGTGGTCGAGGCGGTCGAGAAAGAGGGAGCCAACACGTCGATTATCTTCGTGCCGCCCGCCTTTGCGGCCGACGCCATTCTGGAGGCGGCCGACGCCGGGATCGAGGTGATCGTCTGCATCACCGAGGGGATTCCGGTGCGCGACATGATTCCGGTTTATCACTACGTGAAACAGAAAGGGGTCAAGCTGATCGGCCCGAACTGCCCCGGTGTGATCACGCCCGGACAGGCCAAGGTGGGCATCATGCCGGGCATGATTTTCAAAGAAGGGACGATCGGCGTCGTGTCGCGCTCCGGCACGCTCACCTACGAGGCGGTCGATCAGCTCACGCGGCTGGGACTGGGCCAGAGCACGGCCGTGGGCATTGGCGGCGATCCGATCATCGGGTTGCGCTTTACGGACGTGCTCCGGCTGTTCCAGGACGATCCGGAGACGGAAGCGGTCGTGCTCATCGGTGAAATCGGCGGTACGGCCGAAGAAGAGGCGGCCGCCTTCATCAAGGAGCACATGACCAAACCTGTCTTCGCGTTCATTGCCGGCGCGACGGCCCCGCCGGGACGCCGCATGGGCCACGCCGGAGCCATCATCGCGGGCGGCAAGGGCACGGCCGAGGAGAAGTTCAAGGCGCTGGAGGCAGCCGGTGCCGTGGTCATTCGCAACCCGGCGCTCATCGGCGAGACCGTACGCGAACACCTGGGCGCACTGGCCTGA
- the gatA gene encoding Asp-tRNA(Asn)/Glu-tRNA(Gln) amidotransferase subunit GatA — MEYLTYADARGALERGETSCEALVSSFLERIEADNPRLNAFISVDPEGALAQARALDERLARGEPLPPLGGLVLAVKDVICIKDRRVTCGSRMLENFVSLYDATVITRLREAGAIFIGKTNCDEFAMGSSNETSYFGPARNPINPDYVPGGSSGGSAVAVAARMCQAALGSDTGGSIRQPAAFCGIVGLKPTYGRVSRYGLVAYASSFDTIGPMTHTVEDAARILQVIAGVDRWDSTSAPVEVPDYLEALDQPIKGLRIGLPREYFAEGLDPEFRQVLEERAAQLEAVGAVVQEVSLPHTEYGIATYYILATAEASSNLARYDGIRYGYRADVQQIRRELAESDSDDSVIYRLYVRSRSEGFGTEVKRRIMLGTYVLSAGYYEAYYAKAQRVRRLIRQDFDRAFEQVDVLLTPASPTPPFPLGSKLSDPLEMYLSDVYTVTANLAGIPGLVVPVGTHSSGFPVGAQLLGRHFDEATLLRVGRALMEVSGTA, encoded by the coding sequence ATGGAGTACCTGACCTACGCCGACGCCCGAGGGGCGCTGGAACGGGGCGAGACCAGTTGTGAAGCGCTGGTCTCGTCTTTTTTGGAACGGATCGAAGCCGACAACCCACGCCTGAACGCGTTCATCTCGGTCGATCCCGAAGGCGCGCTGGCACAGGCGCGGGCGCTGGACGAACGTCTGGCCCGGGGCGAGCCGCTGCCGCCGCTGGGCGGCCTGGTGCTGGCCGTCAAGGACGTGATCTGCATCAAAGACCGGCGCGTCACGTGCGGCTCGCGCATGCTCGAAAACTTCGTCTCGCTCTACGACGCGACGGTCATCACACGGTTGCGGGAGGCCGGGGCCATCTTCATCGGCAAGACGAACTGTGACGAGTTCGCCATGGGCTCGTCGAACGAGACCTCGTACTTTGGTCCGGCCCGCAATCCGATCAATCCCGACTACGTGCCCGGTGGCTCTTCGGGCGGCTCGGCGGTGGCCGTGGCGGCCCGGATGTGTCAGGCCGCGCTCGGAAGCGACACGGGCGGCTCCATCCGCCAGCCGGCCGCCTTCTGTGGCATCGTGGGGCTGAAGCCCACCTACGGACGTGTGAGTCGCTACGGGCTGGTGGCCTACGCCTCGTCGTTCGACACGATCGGCCCCATGACGCACACGGTCGAAGACGCCGCCCGGATTCTGCAGGTGATCGCCGGGGTGGACCGCTGGGACTCGACGAGCGCGCCGGTCGAAGTGCCGGACTACCTGGAGGCGCTCGACCAGCCCATCAAAGGGCTTCGCATCGGGTTGCCCCGCGAATACTTCGCCGAAGGACTGGATCCGGAATTCCGACAGGTGCTCGAAGAGCGGGCGGCGCAGCTCGAAGCGGTCGGTGCCGTGGTGCAGGAAGTGTCGCTGCCCCATACGGAGTACGGCATTGCCACCTACTACATCCTGGCCACGGCCGAGGCGTCGAGCAACCTGGCCCGCTACGACGGTATCCGCTACGGCTACCGGGCCGACGTGCAGCAGATCCGGCGCGAGCTGGCCGAAAGCGACAGCGACGACTCGGTGATCTACCGGCTCTACGTGCGCTCGCGGAGCGAGGGCTTCGGCACCGAGGTCAAGCGCCGCATCATGCTGGGCACCTACGTGCTCTCGGCCGGCTACTACGAAGCCTACTACGCCAAGGCCCAGCGCGTGCGGCGACTGATCCGCCAGGACTTCGACCGCGCCTTCGAGCAGGTGGACGTGCTGCTCACGCCGGCCTCGCCCACGCCGCCCTTTCCGCTGGGCAGCAAGCTTTCGGACCCGCTTGAAATGTACTTGAGCGACGTTTACACGGTGACGGCCAACCTGGCCGGCATTCCGGGACTGGTCGTGCCGGTGGGCACGCATTCGAGCGGCTTTCCGGTGGGGGCGCAGCTCCTGGGCCGCCACTTCGACGAGGCCACGCTGCTCCGGGTAGGCCGCGCCCTGATGGAAGTGAGCGGCACCGCCTGA
- the tatA gene encoding twin-arginine translocase TatA/TatE family subunit → MFGNIGAPELLLIFLVVLLVFGAKRIPEIARGLGRGIREFKEATREISREISVDVDETPQIRAPQQGTPTARTTATPTQQPAAGSSQPSEPTQS, encoded by the coding sequence ATGTTTGGGAACATCGGAGCGCCCGAGTTACTGCTGATCTTTCTGGTGGTGCTGCTGGTCTTTGGCGCCAAGCGCATTCCCGAAATTGCGCGGGGCCTGGGCCGGGGCATCCGGGAGTTCAAGGAAGCCACGCGGGAGATTTCCCGCGAGATTTCCGTCGATGTAGACGAAACGCCGCAGATCCGGGCGCCGCAGCAGGGAACGCCGACCGCGCGGACCACGGCGACGCCGACGCAGCAGCCGGCGGCCGGTTCGTCGCAGCCGTCGGAACCCACCCAGAGCTGA
- the add gene encoding adenosine deaminase, whose amino-acid sequence MEVSTTLSRDAIRAWPKAELHCHLDGSLRLTTLLELARRQGKVGLLPADSVEGLEDVLRQVDTSDSLEAYLAWFRYTVPVMQTREALRRIAYELAEDAARENVRYLEVRYAPVLHVEEGLTLEQVNDAVLDGLRAAERDFGIRTGLILCGLRHASEALSLRTAELAVAYRKRGVVAFDLAGGEAGHPPKHHLHAFYLARNHLLNLTVHAGESWGPDSIHQALFYCGAHRIGHGVTLYQDPDLLQYVVDHQIPLEVCPTSNVQTKAVADYAAHPLRLYVERAVPVTINTDNRLFSRTSMTDELWRVHHYCGLSVSRLREVVLNGFRHAFLHWEEKQELLRDVEAELDRLLAGFSQPSPAS is encoded by the coding sequence ATGGAAGTTTCGACCACGCTTTCGCGCGATGCGATCCGGGCCTGGCCCAAGGCCGAGCTGCACTGTCACCTGGATGGATCGCTGCGGCTGACGACGCTGCTGGAGCTGGCCCGTCGGCAGGGAAAAGTCGGCCTGTTGCCGGCCGACAGCGTCGAAGGACTTGAAGACGTGCTGCGCCAGGTGGACACGTCCGACTCGCTGGAAGCCTATCTGGCCTGGTTCCGCTACACGGTACCGGTCATGCAGACGCGCGAAGCGCTGCGTCGCATCGCCTACGAACTGGCCGAAGACGCCGCTCGCGAAAACGTTCGCTACCTGGAGGTGCGCTATGCCCCGGTGCTGCACGTTGAAGAAGGGCTGACGCTGGAGCAGGTCAACGACGCCGTGCTCGACGGCCTGCGGGCGGCCGAACGCGACTTCGGCATCCGCACGGGACTGATTCTCTGCGGCCTGCGCCATGCGTCCGAAGCGCTCTCGCTGCGCACGGCCGAACTGGCCGTAGCCTACCGCAAGCGGGGCGTCGTGGCCTTCGACCTGGCCGGTGGCGAGGCCGGCCATCCGCCCAAGCACCACCTGCACGCCTTCTACCTGGCCCGCAATCACCTGCTGAACCTGACCGTACACGCGGGTGAATCCTGGGGGCCCGACTCCATCCACCAGGCGCTGTTCTACTGTGGCGCCCATCGCATCGGCCACGGCGTGACGCTCTACCAGGACCCGGACCTGCTCCAGTACGTCGTCGACCACCAGATTCCGCTGGAGGTCTGCCCCACCAGCAACGTCCAGACCAAGGCCGTGGCCGACTACGCCGCGCATCCGCTGCGGCTCTACGTCGAACGCGCCGTGCCGGTCACGATCAACACGGACAACCGGCTGTTCAGCCGCACCTCGATGACCGACGAACTCTGGCGCGTGCATCACTACTGCGGGTTGAGCGTGTCCCGGCTCCGGGAGGTGGTGCTCAACGGCTTTCGTCACGCGTTTCTGCACTGGGAGGAGAAACAGGAACTGCTGCGCGACGTGGAAGCGGAGCTCGACCGGCTGCTGGCCGGTTTCTCGCAACCGTCCCCTGCGTCCTGA
- the aroA gene encoding 3-phosphoshikimate 1-carboxyvinyltransferase, giving the protein MTRRVSQARSLLGVVELPPDKSIAHRAALLAALADGTSRLVNYSPAADPQSTLSCLRQLGVPIYEDEHGILVVEGRGLEGLQAPDRPLDCGNSGTTMRLLAGILAGQPFDSTLVGDASLSRRPMERIAAPLRQMGADLTLTDGHAPIHIRGGRTLRGITYRLPVPSAQVKSCVLLAGLFAEGETTVIEPIPSRDHTERMLGLSVVELSGERYLTVRGGMRIPARTWTIPRDFSAAAFFLVAGTIVPDSEIRLPGVGLNPSRAALLDVLRAMGADITVENERSYGGEPIADLVVRSSTLHGVQVGGAIIPNLIDEIPVLAVAAACAIGRTEIRDAAELRVKETDRIAAMAENLQALGARVEVFDDGLAVEGGHRLRGTTVRSFDDHRIAMAMGVAGLVAEGETIIEGAECARISFPGFWEVLDRLAGRPVAV; this is encoded by the coding sequence ATGACTCGCCGCGTCTCGCAAGCCCGGAGTCTGCTGGGTGTCGTCGAGCTGCCCCCGGACAAATCCATCGCCCACCGGGCGGCCCTGCTGGCCGCGCTGGCCGACGGCACCTCGCGCCTGGTGAACTACTCGCCCGCCGCCGATCCGCAATCGACGCTTTCGTGCCTGCGTCAGCTCGGCGTACCCATCTACGAAGACGAACACGGCATCCTCGTCGTCGAAGGCCGCGGCCTGGAGGGCCTGCAGGCGCCGGACCGACCGCTCGACTGCGGCAACTCGGGCACCACCATGCGTCTACTGGCCGGCATCCTGGCCGGACAACCCTTCGACAGTACGCTGGTGGGCGACGCCTCGCTCAGTCGCCGTCCCATGGAACGCATCGCTGCCCCACTGCGCCAGATGGGCGCCGACCTGACGCTCACCGACGGCCATGCGCCCATCCACATCCGGGGTGGTCGTACACTGCGGGGCATCACCTACCGGCTGCCTGTGCCGTCGGCTCAGGTCAAGTCGTGCGTGTTGCTGGCCGGACTGTTTGCCGAGGGCGAGACGACCGTCATCGAGCCGATCCCTTCCCGTGACCACACCGAGCGCATGCTGGGCCTGAGCGTGGTGGAACTAAGCGGCGAGCGTTACCTGACCGTCCGGGGTGGCATGCGCATCCCGGCCCGCACCTGGACGATCCCGCGCGACTTCTCGGCCGCTGCTTTCTTTCTGGTGGCCGGCACGATCGTGCCCGACAGCGAGATTCGCCTGCCCGGCGTGGGCCTCAACCCGTCGCGCGCGGCGTTGCTCGACGTGCTGCGGGCCATGGGCGCCGACATCACCGTCGAAAACGAGCGGAGCTACGGCGGCGAGCCCATTGCCGACCTGGTCGTGCGAAGCAGCACGCTGCACGGCGTGCAGGTGGGCGGCGCCATCATCCCGAACCTGATCGACGAGATCCCCGTGCTGGCCGTGGCGGCCGCCTGCGCCATCGGCCGCACCGAGATCCGGGACGCCGCCGAGCTGCGCGTCAAGGAAACCGACCGCATCGCGGCCATGGCCGAAAACCTGCAGGCGCTGGGTGCCCGCGTCGAGGTGTTCGATGACGGCCTGGCCGTCGAAGGGGGCCATCGGCTCCGGGGGACGACCGTTCGGAGCTTCGACGATCACCGCATCGCCATGGCGATGGGCGTGGCCGGACTGGTGGCCGAAGGCGAGACGATCATCGAAGGCGCCGAATGCGCCCGCATCTCGTTCCCCGGCTTCTGGGAGGTGCTCGACCGCCTGGCCGGCCGTCCGGTTGCGGTGTGA
- a CDS encoding type II toxin-antitoxin system VapC family toxin, translating into MADALSDTSALIAHFRRRLHLGNTLSNYRHLYVSAITVYELEYGARRIGRLSDWEVFLELFPLRVLSLGLEEARRAAALQAAPAAQNRHIGERDVLIAATALVHGLDLVTLNADEFQRVPELRVVVPT; encoded by the coding sequence ATGGCGGATGCCCTGAGTGACACTTCGGCCCTGATCGCCCATTTCCGCCGACGCCTCCATCTGGGCAACACGCTCTCCAACTACCGCCACCTGTACGTCAGCGCAATCACCGTCTACGAACTGGAATATGGCGCCCGGCGTATCGGGCGCCTTTCTGACTGGGAAGTGTTTCTGGAGCTTTTTCCTCTACGCGTGTTATCGCTCGGGCTGGAAGAAGCACGACGGGCGGCGGCCCTTCAGGCAGCGCCGGCTGCGCAAAATCGACACATTGGAGAACGGGATGTCCTGATCGCTGCTACAGCGCTGGTACACGGGCTGGATCTCGTCACGCTGAACGCCGACGAATTTCAGCGCGTCCCTGAGCTGCGCGTAGTCGTCCCGACCTGA
- a CDS encoding MGMT family protein — MKCQRNARTTKRTDQGDFFARVWEVVARIPPGRVTTYGHIAAYLGARSAARTVGWALNAAAGSDLPCHRVVNRRGELTGRMHFEGPFVMEERLRSEGVTFTEDGRVDLSRHLWIPGEEEDHGRAAQVGTTTRSSGTR; from the coding sequence ATGAAATGCCAACGCAACGCACGTACGACGAAACGCACAGATCAGGGCGATTTCTTTGCGAGGGTCTGGGAGGTGGTCGCGCGTATTCCGCCGGGGCGGGTCACCACGTACGGGCATATCGCCGCCTATCTGGGCGCGCGCAGCGCCGCACGGACGGTCGGCTGGGCGCTGAACGCGGCGGCCGGATCGGACCTGCCCTGCCACCGCGTCGTCAACCGGCGGGGGGAGCTGACCGGCCGCATGCACTTCGAGGGACCCTTCGTCATGGAAGAGCGCCTGCGCAGCGAGGGCGTCACGTTCACCGAAGACGGCCGCGTCGACCTTTCCCGCCACCTGTGGATCCCCGGGGAGGAGGAAGACCACGGAAGAGCCGCTCAGGTCGGGACGACTACGCGCAGCTCAGGGACGCGCTGA